One part of the Streptomyces sp. NBC_00286 genome encodes these proteins:
- the folP gene encoding dihydropteroate synthase, with protein MTKNSGRGQVAGLPVWDRCAVMGVVNVTPDSFSDGGRWFDTTAAVKHGLDLVTEGADLVDVGGESTRPGATRVDEAEELKRVIPVVRGLASEGVTVSVDTMRASVAERALAAGAALVNDVSGGLADPTMIPVVADSGAPFVVMHWRGFLEGGNVQGRYEDVVSEVVDELHARVAAVLEGGIAADRIVVDPGLGFSKEAEHDLTLLAHLDRLLDLGHPVLVAASRKRFLGRVLAGPQGAPPPARERDAATAAVSALAAHQGAWAVRVHEVRATADAVRVARAVEGARAAEGAR; from the coding sequence ATGACCAAGAACAGCGGGCGAGGCCAAGTGGCAGGGCTCCCGGTATGGGACCGGTGCGCCGTCATGGGGGTCGTGAACGTCACGCCCGACTCCTTCTCGGACGGCGGCCGGTGGTTCGACACGACGGCAGCCGTCAAGCACGGCCTCGACCTGGTCACGGAGGGCGCGGACCTGGTCGACGTGGGCGGCGAGTCCACCCGCCCCGGCGCCACCCGCGTCGACGAGGCCGAGGAACTCAAACGCGTCATCCCGGTCGTACGCGGTCTCGCCTCCGAAGGCGTCACCGTCTCCGTCGACACCATGCGCGCCTCGGTAGCCGAGCGCGCGCTCGCTGCCGGCGCCGCCCTCGTCAACGACGTCAGCGGCGGCCTCGCCGACCCCACGATGATCCCGGTCGTCGCGGACTCCGGCGCCCCCTTCGTGGTCATGCACTGGCGCGGCTTCCTCGAGGGCGGAAACGTCCAGGGACGGTACGAGGACGTCGTCTCCGAAGTCGTCGACGAGCTGCACGCGCGCGTGGCGGCCGTTCTCGAGGGAGGCATCGCCGCGGACCGCATCGTCGTCGACCCGGGCCTCGGCTTCTCCAAGGAGGCCGAGCACGACCTGACGCTCCTCGCCCACCTCGACCGCCTCCTCGACCTCGGCCACCCCGTACTGGTGGCCGCTTCCCGGAAGCGGTTCCTCGGCCGCGTACTGGCCGGGCCCCAGGGCGCCCCGCCGCCCGCCAGGGAACGCGACGCCGCCACCGCCGCCGTCTCCGCGCTCGCCGCCCACCAGGGGGCGTGGGCGGTCCGCGTCCACGAGGTGCGGGCCACCGCCGACGCGGTCCGGGTGGCCAGGGCCGTGGAAGGCGCCCGGGCGGCAGAAGGAGCCCGGTGA
- a CDS encoding nuclear transport factor 2 family protein produces MSAPRTDVEEVARVNTAFYEAMERGDFEELSTLWLAPMDIDGAEHTADPEDLEDAETTEATDRGAEVSCVHPGWPVLTGRGEVLRSYALIMANTEYIQFFLTDVHVSVISDTALVTCTENILSGGPAPEDSDELGPLVGQLVVATNVFRRTSEGWKLWSHHASPVLAESGEEESDDSPS; encoded by the coding sequence GTGAGCGCACCCCGCACCGACGTCGAAGAGGTCGCCCGCGTCAACACCGCCTTCTACGAGGCGATGGAACGAGGCGACTTCGAAGAGCTGTCGACGCTCTGGCTCGCCCCCATGGACATCGACGGAGCCGAACACACCGCGGATCCCGAAGACCTGGAGGATGCCGAAACCACCGAAGCCACGGACCGGGGCGCCGAGGTCTCCTGCGTCCACCCCGGCTGGCCCGTACTGACCGGCCGCGGCGAGGTGCTCCGCTCGTACGCGCTGATCATGGCGAACACCGAGTACATCCAGTTCTTCCTGACGGACGTGCATGTGTCCGTCATCTCCGACACCGCCCTGGTGACGTGCACCGAGAACATCCTCAGTGGCGGCCCGGCCCCGGAGGACAGCGACGAACTGGGTCCGCTGGTGGGTCAGCTCGTCGTCGCCACGAATGTGTTCCGCCGCACATCCGAGGGCTGGAAACTGTGGTCGCACCACGCCTCCCCCGTGTTGGCCGAATCCGGCGAGGAAGAGAGCGACGACTCTCCCTCCTGA